In one window of Thermostichus vulcanus str. 'Rupite' DNA:
- a CDS encoding ester cyclase yields the protein MVTNADIVREYHTRLWAKGDLSAVEDYWLPTAEVHMTGFDGNGIDVVKADVERYFKAFREVETQIHHLVSEGDMVVLHWSTSGLHVDTYDDIPATHKRITMTGIDLLRLSEGRFVECWSMWDGLSVYEQLGVLRLERQSSPQ from the coding sequence ATGGTCACCAATGCCGATATCGTTCGCGAGTACCATACCCGTCTCTGGGCCAAAGGGGATCTGAGCGCAGTTGAGGACTACTGGCTACCCACAGCCGAAGTTCACATGACCGGCTTTGATGGCAATGGGATTGATGTGGTCAAAGCCGATGTAGAACGCTATTTCAAGGCATTTCGGGAGGTGGAGACCCAGATCCATCACCTCGTCAGCGAAGGGGATATGGTGGTGTTGCACTGGTCCACAAGCGGCCTACACGTAGATACCTACGACGATATTCCCGCCACTCACAAGCGAATCACCATGACGGGCATCGATTTGCTGCGTCTGTCGGAGGGCCGCTTTGTAGAATGTTGGTCGATGTGGGATGGCCTGTCGGTCTACGAGCAACTGGGGGTGCTGAGACTAGAGAGACAGTCCTCCCCCCAGTAG
- a CDS encoding phytanoyl-CoA dioxygenase family protein, whose product MALPTRLQLKSAMKLLEISPRPDPHLSQQIARDGVAVLSGILEPNLCTALIRAIDHLRAKPGPHFRTLSPVGLPVVQSDLFRWPEDATLTQVVTEGILPQLAASIFGTDSVVLLEDQFFYSEARAQTLSPWHQDHPYHPLEPWFLTFWIPLDPVLAGQGLRAVVGSHRGPLFAPVEFSAAEATLTAAGDTLAPVPDIDGDLANSRLGPEVNILAPPFEPGDVMILDSRTLHAGGKACPHPFRRISIRYAHPETHIVERAWPVAAFWQE is encoded by the coding sequence ATGGCGTTACCCACCCGACTCCAGCTCAAATCTGCCATGAAGCTTCTGGAGATATCCCCCCGTCCAGACCCTCATCTGTCTCAGCAGATCGCCCGGGATGGCGTGGCGGTGCTCTCAGGGATCCTTGAGCCCAACCTGTGTACTGCCTTAATTCGAGCGATTGATCATTTACGGGCCAAGCCGGGGCCGCATTTTCGGACACTGTCTCCAGTCGGTCTGCCCGTGGTTCAAAGCGATTTATTTCGCTGGCCTGAGGATGCAACCCTGACCCAGGTGGTAACCGAAGGGATCCTGCCCCAATTGGCTGCCAGTATCTTTGGCACCGATTCCGTTGTCTTGCTAGAAGATCAGTTTTTCTACTCGGAGGCAAGAGCCCAAACTCTTAGCCCCTGGCATCAGGATCACCCCTATCACCCGCTGGAGCCCTGGTTCTTGACCTTCTGGATCCCATTGGATCCTGTCCTGGCGGGGCAGGGATTACGGGCTGTGGTGGGATCCCATCGCGGGCCTCTTTTTGCCCCCGTTGAATTTTCGGCGGCGGAGGCCACGTTGACCGCCGCAGGAGACACGCTTGCTCCCGTCCCTGATATTGATGGAGATCTTGCAAACAGCAGGCTGGGGCCAGAGGTCAACATTCTTGCCCCCCCCTTCGAGCCCGGGGATGTGATGATTCTGGACTCTCGCACGCTCCATGCAGGAGGCAAAGCCTGTCCCCATCCCTTCCGGCGCATTTCCATTCGCTACGCTCATCCCGAGACCCACATTGTGGAGCGAGCTTGGCCTGTGGCGGCCTTTTGGCAGGAGTAG